In the Malus domestica chromosome 16, GDT2T_hap1 genome, one interval contains:
- the LOC103403170 gene encoding chlorophyll a-b binding protein, chloroplastic, which yields MASAWASSSAIATFAVSSRSQKGGATLAATKASFFGGRKLRVRSFTAPTGSSSSFTVRAAAADPDRPLWFPGSTPPPWLDGSLPGDFGFDPLGLSSDPDSLKWNQQAELVHCRWAMLGAAGIFIPEFLTKIGILNTPSWYTAGEQEYFTDTTTLFVVELVLIGWAEGRRWADILKPGSVNTDPIFPNNKLTGTDVGYPGGLWFDPLGWGSGSPEKIKELRTKEIKNGRLAMLAVMGAWFQHIYTGTGPIDNLFAHLADPGHATIFASFSPK from the exons ATGGCCTCCGCTTGGGCTTCCTCTTCCGCCATTGCAACCTTCGCCGTATCTTCACg CTCCCAGAAGGGTGGGGCTACTTTGGCAGCGACCAAGGCTTCTTTCTTTGGTGGAAGGAAGCTGAGAGTGAGAAGCTTCACAGCACCCACCGGATCATCGTCATCTTTTACAGTACGTGCTGCTGCTGCTGACCCTGATAGACCTCTGTGGTTTCCGGGAAGCACCCCTCCACCATGGCTCGATGGAAG CCTCCCAGGAGACTTTGGCTTTGATCCGCTTGGTCTTT CATCTGACCCAGACAGCCTGAAATGGAACCAGCAAGCGGAGCTTGTACACTGCAGATGGGCAATGCTCGGCGCAGCCGGAATCTTCATCCCCGAATTCTTGACCAAAATTGGCATTCTAAACACCCCATCATGGTACACAGCCGGAGAGCAAGAGTACTTCACAGACACCACCACTCTCTTCGTCGTTGAGCTTGTTTTGATCGGGTGGGCCGAGGGAAGGAGATGGGCGGACATCCTCAAGCCCGGGTCTGTTAACACAGATCCAATCTTCCCCAACAACAAGCTCACCGGGACAGATGTTGGGTACCCGGGAGGGCTCTGGTTCGACCCACTTGGATGGGGAAGCGGCTCGCCTGAGAAGATCAAGGAGTTGAGGACAAAGGAGATCAAGAACGGAAGGCTGGCTATGTTGGCTGTGATGGGAGCTTGGTTCCAACACATTTACACTGGGACTGGCCCCATTGACAACCTCTTCGCTCACCTCGCCGATCCCGGCCATGCCACCATTTTTGCT TCTTTTTCCCCGAAGTGA
- the LOC103403169 gene encoding uncharacterized protein, with amino-acid sequence MGGPIVLTQLATGLGVLAGAVFVKTIMDRNTMAGPFPRCPRCNGTGRVSCFCSRWSDGDVGCRSCAGSGRTLCSSCGGSGTGRPLPVQISVQRPNPPS; translated from the coding sequence ATGGGAGGTCCGATCGTGCTAACTCAGCTGGCCACCGGTCTCGGCGTCTTGGCGGGCGCGGTCTTCGTCAAAACGATCATGGACCGGAACACCATGGCCGGCCCGTTCCCGCGGTGTCCCAGGTGTAACGGAACGGGTCGGGTCTCGTGCTTCTGCTCCCGCTGGTCCGATGGCGATGTCGGGTGTCGGAGCTGTGCCGGGTCGGGTCGTACGTTATGTAGCAGCTGTGGTGGGTCGGGTACGGGTCGGCCACTTCCGGTTCAGATCTCCGTACAGCGTCCCAACCCTCCGTCTTAG
- the LOC103403171 gene encoding uncharacterized protein, with the protein MACRTALRSSLLIEAWRPVHLARSSASASFRTRGFSSPRLSRHFRTRDIHFARRTHLNSSHNENSPVLSEDDQGPPQEAILKAISEVSKTEGRVGQTTNVVIGGTVADDSTNEWVDLDQKVNSYPTVRGFTAIGTGGDDFVQAMVVAVESVIQQPVPEGRVRQKVSSRGKYVSVNIGPVQVISSEQVQAVYNAMRRDDRMKYFL; encoded by the exons ATGGCGTGCAGGACCGCGCTCCGCTCCTCTCTGCTAATAGAAGCGTGGCGACCCGTTCATCTCGCTCGGAGCTCCGCCTCCGCCTCGTTCAGGACCCGCGGATTCTCCTCCCCCAGGCTGAGCCGCCACTTCAGGACCCGAGACATCCACTTCGCGCGACGGACTCACCTCAACAGCTCCCACAACGAAAACTCGCCGGTTTTGTCGGAGGACGACCAGGGCCCGCCTCAAGAGGCCATCTTGAAAGCAATTTCAG AGGTGTCGAAAACAGAAGGGAGGGTTGGGCAGACGACGAATGTGGTTATCGGAGGCACGGTGGCTGATGATTCTACGAATGAATGGGTCGACTTGGATCAAAAG GTAAATTCGTACCCGACTGTTAGAGGGTTCACAGCAATTGGAACTGGAGGGGATGATTTTGTGCAAGCTATGGTTGTTGCTGTCGAGTCCGTAATTCAGCAACCTGTTCCAGAG GGTCGTGTGAGGCAGAAGGTATCATCAAGGGGAAAATATGTATCTGTAAACATTGGACCTGTTCAAGTAATTTCTAGCGAACAG GTCCAAGCTGTGTACAATGCCATGAGAAGAGATGATCGGATGAAATACTTTTTGTAG
- the LOC103416583 gene encoding uncharacterized protein isoform X2 — MGRNIQEKDIMNGKLKDMVKGELQELASGSSPNSPTQDGSPRKDGRPSSMIIKKANTMFPAHLIAEAISSLRGLDLRWSGPITPSEMQYVQQYIFAKYPEYCNGLVEDVEKLDIDNLSINKKSSGTAPHDNKLKSPKSVAPKELSPFSSTHSDLDRTQMEPSRLLDILTKKSSFQGNFVSIPEVQARNRALRHCGLQEEDYLVIFMANYKDAMVMIGESYPFFRGNYYMTIVGEETDSIKEFASTKESRVISAPETWLDLRIKGSQLSQYFRRKCKYSPKGLFSYPTTINGTKYSMHWISEAHRNSWHVLLDATGLVLGDDRLALALYRPDFLLCTLNNTHTQTQPSNITCLLVRRKTFDTMTNPA, encoded by the exons ATGGGAAGAAACATACAAGAAAAAGACATCATGAATGGCAAACTCAAG GATATGGTAAAAGGGGAACTCCAAgaactggcttcgggttcttcACCAAACTCACCAACTCAAGATGGAAGTCCAAGAAAAGATGGGAGACCAAGCAGCATGATAATTAAG AAGGCAAACACCATGTTTCCTGCTCACTTGATAGCAGAAGCCATATCCTCACTCAGAGGCCTTGATCTGAGATGGTCAGGTCCAATCACACCAAGTGAGATGCAATATGTTCAACAATACATCTTCGCAAAGTACCCAGAATACTGCAATGGATTAGTGGAAGATGTTGAAAAACTAGACATCGATAATCTTTCgatcaacaaaaaatcatcaGGAACTGCACCCCATGACAATAAGCTCAAGTCGCCCAAGAGTGTGGCACCAAAAGAGTTGTCCCCATTCAGCAGCACTCACTCAGACCTGGACAGGACTCAGATGGAACCCTCAAGACTTTTAGATATCCTGACCAAGAAATCTTCGTTCCAAGGGAACTTTGTATCCATTCCTGAGGTCCAAGCAAGGAATAGGGCATTGAGGCACTGTGGGTTGCAGGAGGAGGATTATTTAGTCATTTTCATGGCAAATTACAAAGATGCTATGGTGATGATTGGTGAGAGCTACCCTTTCTTCAGAGGAAATTACTATATGACCATTGTGGGTGAGGAGACTGATTCCATAAAGGAATTTGCAAGTACCAAAGAATCTAGGGTTATTTCAGCACCAGAAACTTGGTTGGATTTGAGGATAAAAGGGTCACAACTTAGCCAGTACTTTAGGAGAAAGTGCAAGTATAGTCCCAAGGGACTGTTTTCCTATCCGACCACTATCAATGGGACTAAATACTCCATGCATTGGATCTCAGAGGCACACAGGAACTCATGGCATGTCCTGCTTGACGCGACCGGCTTGGTTTTGGGGGACGACCGGTTAGCACTGGCGCTGTACCGGCCAGATTTTCTGTTGTGCACCCTCAACAATACACACACTCAGACCCAGCCATCCAACATCACTTGCCTCTTGGTCAGGAGAAAAACATTTGATACTATGACTAATCCAGCCTAG
- the LOC103416583 gene encoding uncharacterized protein isoform X1 — protein sequence MANSRYIYDMVKGELQELASGSSPNSPTQDGSPRKDGRPSSMIIKKANTMFPAHLIAEAISSLRGLDLRWSGPITPSEMQYVQQYIFAKYPEYCNGLVEDVEKLDIDNLSINKKSSGTAPHDNKLKSPKSVAPKELSPFSSTHSDLDRTQMEPSRLLDILTKKSSFQGNFVSIPEVQARNRALRHCGLQEEDYLVIFMANYKDAMVMIGESYPFFRGNYYMTIVGEETDSIKEFASTKESRVISAPETWLDLRIKGSQLSQYFRRKCKYSPKGLFSYPTTINGTKYSMHWISEAHRNSWHVLLDATGLVLGDDRLALALYRPDFLLCTLNNTHTQTQPSNITCLLVRRKTFDTMTNPA from the exons ATGGCAAACTCAAGGTACATATAC GATATGGTAAAAGGGGAACTCCAAgaactggcttcgggttcttcACCAAACTCACCAACTCAAGATGGAAGTCCAAGAAAAGATGGGAGACCAAGCAGCATGATAATTAAG AAGGCAAACACCATGTTTCCTGCTCACTTGATAGCAGAAGCCATATCCTCACTCAGAGGCCTTGATCTGAGATGGTCAGGTCCAATCACACCAAGTGAGATGCAATATGTTCAACAATACATCTTCGCAAAGTACCCAGAATACTGCAATGGATTAGTGGAAGATGTTGAAAAACTAGACATCGATAATCTTTCgatcaacaaaaaatcatcaGGAACTGCACCCCATGACAATAAGCTCAAGTCGCCCAAGAGTGTGGCACCAAAAGAGTTGTCCCCATTCAGCAGCACTCACTCAGACCTGGACAGGACTCAGATGGAACCCTCAAGACTTTTAGATATCCTGACCAAGAAATCTTCGTTCCAAGGGAACTTTGTATCCATTCCTGAGGTCCAAGCAAGGAATAGGGCATTGAGGCACTGTGGGTTGCAGGAGGAGGATTATTTAGTCATTTTCATGGCAAATTACAAAGATGCTATGGTGATGATTGGTGAGAGCTACCCTTTCTTCAGAGGAAATTACTATATGACCATTGTGGGTGAGGAGACTGATTCCATAAAGGAATTTGCAAGTACCAAAGAATCTAGGGTTATTTCAGCACCAGAAACTTGGTTGGATTTGAGGATAAAAGGGTCACAACTTAGCCAGTACTTTAGGAGAAAGTGCAAGTATAGTCCCAAGGGACTGTTTTCCTATCCGACCACTATCAATGGGACTAAATACTCCATGCATTGGATCTCAGAGGCACACAGGAACTCATGGCATGTCCTGCTTGACGCGACCGGCTTGGTTTTGGGGGACGACCGGTTAGCACTGGCGCTGTACCGGCCAGATTTTCTGTTGTGCACCCTCAACAATACACACACTCAGACCCAGCCATCCAACATCACTTGCCTCTTGGTCAGGAGAAAAACATTTGATACTATGACTAATCCAGCCTAG